The Vigna radiata var. radiata cultivar VC1973A unplaced genomic scaffold, Vradiata_ver6 scaffold_122, whole genome shotgun sequence genome window below encodes:
- the LOC106752969 gene encoding uncharacterized protein LOC106752969, with amino-acid sequence MEFCSLKEFKNALMEHSVLNGKKIKFVKNDLTRVRAVCKNKRGFVIMASKVGGKQTFRVKTLVRRHKCGRVFGNKSASVNWIAQVLVDRFVNVANMIVDQIIDDINKSFSVGITAWKTGKAKQIALDSLVVDGERKYARLYDYVGELPRVKCGTFKIKVNQPQPSLPPRFGSFYMCLEGCKQGFSGSCKSFIGVDDCHLKTTYGGQLLVAVGRDPNDQYILLAFAVVKNECKESWRWFLTLLLDDTGGTDCQCWVFISDQQKGLMTVYDNILDVMEHRLCLRHLYNNYKKRFGGGMYIRDLMMGAAKTTFQKD; translated from the exons ATGGAGTTCTGTTCATTGAAGGAGTTTAAAAATGCACTAATGGAGCATAGTGtattaaatggaaaaaagaTTAAGTTTGTGAAGAATGATCTGACCAGAGTAAGGGCAGTTTGTAAAAACAAACGTGGCTTTGTTATTATGGCTAGCAAGGTAGGAGGTAAGCAAACATTTAGGGTGAAAACCTTGGTTAGAAGACACAAATGtggaagagtttttggaaaCAAAAGTGCAAGTGTAAATTGGATTGCACAAGTATTAGTTGACAGGTTTGTAAATGTGGCTAACATGATTGTCGACCAAATCATTGATGACATTAATAAGTCATTCAGTGTTGGTATCACTGCTTGGAAAACTGGAAAGGCCAAACAAATTGCTTTGGATTCTTTGGTTGTTgatggagaaagaaaatatgctCGTCTATATGATTATGTGGGGGAATTGCCAAGAGTGAAGTGTggtacttttaaaattaaagtgaatcAACCCCAACCAAGTTTGCCACCAAGATTTGGCTCTTTTTATATGTGTTTAGAGGGGTGTAAGCAAGGTTTTTCAGGAAGTTGCAAGTCCTTCATAGGGGTGGATGATTGTCATCTGAAGACAACATATGGTGGTCAATTGTTGGTGGCAGTTGGCCGAGACCCCAATGATCAATATATCCTACTAGCTTTTGCAGTGGTAAAAAATGAATGCAAAGAAAGTTGGAGATGGTTTTTGACACTGCTTTTGGATGATACTGGTGGCACTGATTGTCAATGTTGGGTGTTCATTTCTGATCAACAAAAG GGACTAATGACAGTTTATGATAACATTTTGGATGTAATGGAACATAGATTGTGCTTAAGGCACTTGTATAACAATTACAAGAAGAGATTTGGTGGAGGAATGTATATTAGAGATCTCATGATGGGGGCTGCCAAGACTACATTTCAAAAGGACTAG